The following are from one region of the Chitinivorax sp. B genome:
- a CDS encoding RHS repeat-associated core domain-containing protein has product MRPNSSDPSKPLIYHVYADHLNTPRAIYDAFNKRLTWRWESEAFGNTLPDQDADKNGSQFVYNLRFPGQYWDNSIKLSHNWYRTYNPETGRYVQSDPIGLGGGLNTFGYAGGNPTRWIDPYGLDYGFSVDPAAAAGNGHTTLYFQDKQGGWYEYNQGAAGDVASGGNAGFAAGLDAPAGVSITPVTAPPPNALIYPSPKESDGNIANCAIVSQAQHNSGKKKYNLYSNNCTDSVVDVMKCAGINLPNPSFTVKPNSWVKQLPPPPEKASKPSSGGISK; this is encoded by the coding sequence GTGCGCCCCAACAGCAGCGACCCCAGCAAACCGCTGATCTACCACGTCTACGCCGACCACCTCAACACGCCACGCGCCATCTACGACGCGTTCAACAAACGCCTGACCTGGCGCTGGGAAAGCGAAGCCTTCGGCAACACCCTACCGGATCAGGATGCGGACAAGAACGGCAGCCAGTTCGTGTATAACCTGCGCTTCCCGGGGCAGTATTGGGACAACAGCATCAAGCTCAGTCATAATTGGTATCGGACTTATAATCCGGAGACGGGGCGGTATGTTCAGAGTGATCCGATTGGGCTCGGTGGTGGGTTGAATACCTTTGGATATGCTGGAGGGAACCCAACGCGTTGGATTGATCCGTATGGGCTTGATTATGGGTTTAGCGTAGATCCTGCAGCCGCTGCGGGCAACGGACATACAACACTTTATTTTCAAGATAAACAAGGTGGTTGGTATGAATATAACCAAGGGGCAGCCGGTGATGTAGCGTCAGGTGGTAATGCGGGTTTTGCTGCGGGCTTAGACGCACCCGCAGGGGTAAGTATTACTCCGGTGACGGCTCCACCTCCTAATGCACTGATATATCCTTCTCCGAAAGAGAGCGATGGGAACATTGCAAATTGCGCTATTGTCTCGCAAGCACAACATAATAGTGGCAAAAAGAAGTATAACTTATATAGCAATAATTGCACTGATTCAGTCGTGGATGTAATGAAGTGCGCAGGTATTAATTTACCAAATCCATCATTTACGGTTAAACCGAACTCATGGGTTAAGCAACTGCCACCCCCGCCAGAAAAGGCATCAAAGCCATCTAGTGGAGGTATTTCTAAATGA